A single Streptomyces sp. Edi2 DNA region contains:
- a CDS encoding sporulation protein: MGFKKLLASLGAGGASVETVLFEENVVPGGVVQGEVRIQGGSVAQDIQGLSVGLQARVEVESGDEEYKRNIEFTKVQLGGAFAVQPGAAHTVPFGLEIPWETPITTFLGTHLHGMNVGVTTELAIARAVDSGDLDPVNVHPLPAQQAILDAFGRLGFRFKAADLEQGHIRGTRQRLPFYQEIEFHAPQQYRGLNQVELSFVADDREMDVVLEMDKKPGLFSEGSDTYRSFTVGLNDFEGTDWAGYLNQWLAEVGGKRNWL; the protein is encoded by the coding sequence ATGGGATTCAAGAAGCTGCTGGCGAGCCTGGGCGCCGGGGGTGCGTCGGTGGAGACGGTGCTCTTTGAGGAGAACGTCGTCCCGGGTGGGGTCGTACAGGGTGAGGTGCGGATCCAGGGCGGGTCCGTGGCCCAGGACATCCAGGGGCTGTCCGTCGGACTGCAGGCGCGGGTCGAGGTCGAGAGCGGCGACGAGGAGTACAAGCGCAACATCGAGTTCACCAAGGTGCAGCTGGGCGGTGCCTTTGCGGTGCAGCCGGGTGCGGCGCACACCGTGCCGTTCGGGCTGGAGATCCCGTGGGAGACGCCGATCACCACGTTCCTGGGGACGCATCTGCACGGGATGAACGTCGGGGTGACGACGGAGCTGGCGATCGCGCGGGCGGTGGACTCCGGCGACCTGGATCCGGTGAATGTGCATCCGCTGCCGGCGCAGCAGGCGATCCTCGACGCGTTCGGGCGGCTGGGTTTCCGTTTCAAGGCCGCTGATCTCGAGCAGGGGCACATCAGGGGAACGCGACAGCGGCTCCCCTTCTACCAGGAGATCGAGTTCCACGCGCCGCAGCAGTACCGGGGCCTGAACCAGGTCGAGCTGTCGTTCGTGGCGGACGACCGGGAGATGGACGTCGTCCTGGAGATGGACAAGAAGCCCGGTCTGTTCAGCGAGGGGTCGGACACCTACCGGTCGTTCACGGTCGGGCTGAACGACTTCGAGGGGACCGACTGGGCGGGTTACCTCAACCAGTGGCTGGCGGAGGTCGGCGGTAAGCGGAACTGGCTCTAA
- a CDS encoding SPFH domain-containing protein, with protein sequence MEPIIIVLIILVVLVFIALIKTIQVIPQASAAIVERFGRYTRTLNAGLNIVVPFIDSIRNRIDLREQVVPFPPQPVITQDNLVVNIDTVIYYQVTDARAATYEVASYIQAIEQLTVTTLRNIIGGMDLERTLTSREEINAALRGVLDEATGKWGIRVNRVELKAIEPPTSIQDSMEKQMRADRDKRAAILQAEGVRQSQILTAEGEKQSSILRAEGEAKAAALRAEGEAQAIRVVFESIHAGDPDQKLLSYQYLQMLPKIAEGDANKLWIVPSEIGDALKGLGGALGNFTPPTGGGSIPKPSSPNREAPPID encoded by the coding sequence GTGGAACCGATCATCATCGTCCTGATCATCCTGGTGGTGCTCGTGTTCATCGCACTCATCAAAACGATCCAGGTCATCCCACAGGCCAGCGCCGCCATCGTCGAACGCTTCGGCCGCTACACCCGCACCCTCAACGCGGGCCTGAACATCGTCGTCCCGTTCATCGACTCCATCCGCAACCGCATCGACCTCCGCGAACAGGTCGTGCCGTTCCCGCCGCAGCCGGTGATCACCCAGGACAACCTGGTCGTGAACATCGACACCGTCATCTACTACCAGGTGACCGACGCCCGCGCCGCGACCTACGAGGTCGCCAGCTACATCCAGGCCATCGAGCAGCTGACCGTCACCACCCTGCGGAACATCATCGGCGGCATGGACCTGGAGCGGACCCTGACCTCCCGCGAGGAGATCAACGCGGCGCTGCGCGGGGTGCTCGACGAGGCCACCGGCAAGTGGGGCATCCGCGTCAACCGCGTCGAGCTGAAGGCCATCGAGCCGCCGACCTCCATCCAGGACTCGATGGAGAAGCAGATGCGCGCCGACCGTGACAAGCGCGCCGCCATCCTCCAGGCCGAAGGTGTCCGGCAGTCCCAGATCCTCACCGCCGAGGGTGAGAAGCAGTCCTCGATCCTGCGCGCCGAGGGTGAGGCCAAGGCCGCGGCCCTGCGCGCCGAGGGTGAGGCCCAGGCGATCCGGGTGGTCTTCGAGTCGATCCACGCCGGTGACCCGGACCAGAAGCTGCTCTCCTACCAGTACCTCCAGATGCTCCCGAAGATCGCCGAAGGCGACGCCAACAAGCTCTGGATCGTGCCGAGCGAGATCGGCGACGCCCTCAAGGGCCTCGGCGGCGCCCTCGGCAACTTCACCCCGCCGACCGGTGGCGGCTCCATCCCCAAGCCCAGCTCGCCGAACCGCGAAGCACCCCCGATCGACTGA
- a CDS encoding chaplin, which produces MNTAKKAALVLAATGIALGAAAGSAFAASGPQADGTAVLSPGIGSGNLAQVPVHVPVNATGNTATVIGALNPAFGNATANN; this is translated from the coding sequence ATGAACACCGCCAAGAAGGCCGCACTCGTCCTCGCCGCCACCGGGATCGCCCTCGGTGCGGCCGCCGGATCCGCCTTCGCGGCCAGTGGCCCGCAGGCCGACGGCACGGCCGTGCTCTCCCCCGGCATCGGCTCGGGCAATCTCGCCCAGGTCCCCGTGCACGTCCCCGTGAACGCCACCGGCAACACCGCCACCGTCATCGGCGCGCTCAACCCCGCCTTCGGCAACGCCACCGCGAACAACTGA
- a CDS encoding HNH endonuclease, with protein MRETLVLNASFEPLSTVSLRRAVVLVMQDKAVIEHAHPGLRIRAAAVDVPVPQVIRLCRYVRVPFRQRAAWSRRGVLVRDQYRCAYCGRRATTVDHVVPRSHGGGDTWLNTVASCAEDNHRKADRTPEQAGMQLLRRPFEPTPADALLSTLGVSVREGLPEWLALPA; from the coding sequence ATGCGCGAGACGCTGGTGCTCAATGCGAGCTTCGAGCCGCTGTCGACGGTGTCGCTGCGGCGTGCGGTGGTGCTGGTCATGCAGGACAAAGCGGTCATCGAACACGCTCACCCGGGGCTGCGGATCCGGGCCGCCGCGGTGGACGTACCGGTGCCGCAGGTGATCAGACTCTGCCGGTACGTACGGGTGCCGTTCCGACAACGGGCGGCCTGGTCGCGGCGCGGGGTACTGGTGCGTGACCAGTACCGGTGTGCGTACTGCGGGCGCCGGGCGACGACCGTGGACCATGTCGTGCCGCGGTCGCACGGGGGCGGGGACACCTGGCTGAATACCGTTGCCTCGTGCGCGGAGGACAATCACCGCAAGGCGGACCGGACGCCCGAGCAGGCGGGGATGCAGCTGCTGCGGCGGCCCTTCGAGCCGACGCCGGCCGATGCGCTGCTGTCGACGCTGGGGGTGTCGGTGCGGGAGGGGCTGCCGGAGTGGCTGGCGCTTCCTGCGTAG
- a CDS encoding ABC transporter ATP-binding protein, with amino-acid sequence MSDVLELVDVSVVREGRALVDQVSWSVKEGERWVILGPNGAGKTTLLNLASSYLFPSSGSASILGEQLGRVDVFDLRPRIGIAGIALADKLPRSQTVLQTVLTAAYGMTAGWQESYEDIDEQRARAFLDRLGMNDYLDRKFGTLSEGERKRTLIARAMMTDPELLLLDEPAAGLDLGGREDLVRRLGRLARDPYAPSMIMVTHHVEEIAPGFTHVLMIRQGKVLAAGPLELELTSSNLSHCFGLPLVVERNGNDRWTAQGLPLT; translated from the coding sequence ATGAGCGATGTGCTGGAGCTGGTGGACGTATCCGTGGTCCGCGAAGGACGGGCTCTGGTGGACCAGGTCTCCTGGTCGGTGAAGGAAGGGGAGCGCTGGGTGATCCTCGGCCCCAACGGCGCCGGCAAGACCACCCTGCTCAACCTCGCCTCCAGCTATCTCTTCCCGAGCTCCGGCTCCGCCTCGATCCTCGGCGAGCAGCTGGGCAGGGTCGACGTCTTCGACCTGCGCCCGCGCATCGGCATCGCCGGCATCGCGCTGGCCGACAAGCTGCCCCGCAGCCAGACCGTCCTGCAGACCGTGCTCACCGCCGCGTACGGCATGACGGCGGGCTGGCAGGAGAGCTACGAGGACATCGACGAGCAGCGCGCCCGCGCCTTCCTCGACCGCCTCGGGATGAACGACTACCTGGACCGGAAGTTCGGCACCCTCTCCGAGGGCGAGCGCAAGCGCACCCTGATCGCCCGCGCCATGATGACCGACCCCGAGCTGCTGCTGCTGGACGAGCCGGCCGCCGGTCTCGACCTCGGCGGCCGCGAGGACCTGGTCCGCCGCCTCGGCCGCCTGGCCCGCGACCCGTACGCCCCCTCGATGATCATGGTCACCCACCACGTCGAGGAGATCGCCCCGGGCTTCACCCACGTCCTGATGATCCGTCAGGGCAAGGTGCTGGCCGCCGGCCCCCTGGAGCTCGAACTCACCTCCAGCAACCTCTCCCACTGCTTCGGCCTCCCGCTGGTCGTCGAGCGCAACGGCAACGACCGCTGGACCGCGCAGGGCCTGCCCCTGACCTGA
- a CDS encoding sulfite exporter TauE/SafE family protein, with product MTIWEAIAIFAAGIGAGTINTVVGSGTLITFPVLLAFGVPPVTANVSNTLGLVPGSISGAIGYRRELAGQRSRILRFGLVALLGGLAGAILLLALPSKAFDAIVPALIAVALVLVIVQPKLAAALRARRERNGTTPHPDGGLALPAGLLVASAYGGYFGAAQGVLYLSLMGLLLSEDLQRLNALKNVLAAIVNGVAAVFFLFVAHFDWAAVGLIAVGSALGGQVGAKVGRRLPPTALRAIIVIVGLLAIAQLVLK from the coding sequence GTGACCATCTGGGAAGCCATCGCCATCTTCGCCGCCGGAATCGGCGCCGGCACGATCAACACCGTCGTCGGGTCCGGCACCCTGATCACCTTCCCGGTGCTGCTCGCCTTCGGCGTGCCACCCGTCACCGCCAATGTGTCCAACACCCTTGGCCTGGTGCCCGGTTCGATCAGCGGAGCCATCGGCTACCGCCGCGAACTCGCCGGCCAGCGCAGCCGGATCCTCCGCTTCGGCCTCGTCGCCCTCCTCGGGGGCCTGGCCGGCGCGATCCTGCTGCTCGCACTGCCCTCGAAGGCCTTCGACGCGATCGTCCCCGCCCTGATCGCCGTCGCGCTGGTACTCGTCATCGTCCAGCCCAAGCTGGCCGCCGCACTCCGCGCCCGCCGCGAGCGCAACGGCACCACCCCCCACCCCGACGGTGGCCTCGCCCTGCCGGCCGGCCTGCTCGTCGCCAGCGCCTACGGGGGCTACTTCGGCGCCGCCCAGGGCGTGCTCTACCTCTCCCTGATGGGGCTGCTGCTCTCCGAGGACCTGCAGCGGCTCAACGCCCTCAAGAACGTCCTCGCCGCGATCGTGAACGGCGTCGCCGCGGTCTTCTTCCTCTTCGTGGCGCACTTCGACTGGGCCGCCGTCGGCCTGATCGCAGTCGGGTCCGCCCTCGGCGGCCAGGTCGGCGCGAAGGTGGGACGCCGTCTGCCCCCCACCGCCCTGCGCGCCATCATCGTCATCGTCGGCCTGCTGGCCATCGCCCAACTCGTCCTCAAATAA
- a CDS encoding S-adenosylmethionine:tRNA ribosyltransferase-isomerase: MEAVEAVQVPAELSAAVPAEQRGPGLGRDAVRLMVSRGAAETGHHGFDELPDLLAAGDVLVVNTSRTLPAAVDGRVGDGRGRGEPVVVHFSTRADRWHPAGRAVAGCWAVELRSPDGRGSTVPRAGGPAGTVVRLPGGARLTLEAPLDPGSTRLWWARVAGAEVPGLMRRHGRPIRYGYTDRDQPLDAYQTVFAVDSPGGGSAEMPSAARPFTAALVARLVSKGVQFAPVSLHTGVASAEAFEPPYAERFVVPPATAWLVNAARARRRTAARRQRPGAPAGRIVAVGTTAVRALESATGTDGRVRAAAGWTELVVTPERGVRAVDGLLTGLHEPTASHLLMLQAVAADGETLRRAYAAAVQRRYLWHEFGDLHLVLPD, from the coding sequence GTGGAGGCGGTAGAGGCGGTGCAGGTCCCGGCGGAGCTGTCGGCCGCGGTCCCGGCCGAGCAGCGGGGACCGGGCCTCGGCCGGGACGCGGTACGGCTGATGGTGAGCCGGGGTGCGGCCGAGACCGGCCACCACGGCTTCGACGAGCTGCCGGACCTGCTGGCCGCCGGGGATGTGCTGGTGGTGAACACCTCGCGGACGCTGCCGGCCGCGGTGGACGGCCGGGTCGGTGACGGCCGGGGGCGCGGCGAGCCGGTGGTGGTGCACTTCTCCACGCGGGCGGACCGGTGGCACCCGGCGGGACGGGCGGTGGCCGGCTGCTGGGCGGTGGAGCTGCGGAGTCCGGACGGGCGGGGCAGTACCGTGCCGCGGGCGGGCGGCCCGGCCGGCACGGTGGTGCGACTGCCCGGCGGGGCGCGGCTGACGCTGGAGGCTCCGCTGGACCCCGGAAGTACCCGCCTGTGGTGGGCGCGGGTGGCGGGCGCGGAGGTGCCCGGGCTGATGCGGCGCCACGGGCGGCCGATCCGCTACGGCTACACGGACCGGGACCAGCCGCTGGACGCGTATCAGACGGTGTTCGCGGTGGACTCCCCCGGCGGCGGCAGCGCGGAGATGCCGAGTGCCGCCCGGCCCTTCACCGCCGCGCTGGTGGCCCGGCTGGTCAGCAAGGGGGTGCAGTTCGCGCCGGTCTCGCTGCATACGGGGGTCGCCTCGGCGGAGGCGTTCGAGCCGCCGTATGCGGAGCGGTTCGTGGTGCCGCCGGCCACGGCGTGGCTGGTGAACGCCGCGCGGGCCCGGCGCAGGACGGCGGCGCGGCGGCAGCGTCCGGGCGCCCCGGCCGGGCGGATCGTGGCGGTGGGGACCACGGCCGTACGGGCCCTGGAGTCGGCGACCGGCACGGACGGGCGGGTGCGGGCCGCGGCCGGCTGGACGGAACTCGTGGTCACACCGGAGCGCGGGGTGCGGGCGGTGGACGGCCTGCTCACCGGGCTGCACGAGCCCACCGCCTCCCATCTGCTGATGCTGCAGGCGGTGGCGGCCGACGGAGAAACGCTGCGACGGGCCTATGCGGCGGCGGTGCAGCGGCGCTATCTGTGGCACGAATTCGGCGATCTGCATCTCGTGCTGCCCGACTGA
- a CDS encoding response regulator transcription factor — MGNPADEAGAASGRTADGGQAIRVLLVDDHQVVRRGLRTFLEVQDDIEVVGEASDGAEGIAAAEELRPDVVLMDVKMPGMDGIEALRRLRELDNPARVLVVTSFTEQRTVVPALRAGAAGYVYKDIDPDALAGAIRSVHAGHVLLQPEVAGALLSQEENNGGQGRGTSLTDREREVLGLIADGRSNREIARALVLSEKTVKTHVSNILMKLDLADRTQAALWAVRHGIGA; from the coding sequence ATGGGGAATCCCGCGGACGAAGCAGGGGCGGCCTCCGGGCGCACCGCGGACGGCGGCCAGGCGATCCGCGTACTGCTCGTCGACGATCACCAGGTCGTGCGCCGTGGGCTGCGGACGTTCCTGGAGGTCCAGGACGACATCGAGGTGGTGGGGGAGGCCTCCGACGGCGCCGAGGGCATCGCCGCAGCCGAAGAGCTGCGCCCGGACGTCGTCCTGATGGACGTCAAGATGCCCGGCATGGACGGCATCGAGGCGCTCCGCAGGCTGCGCGAACTGGACAACCCCGCCCGGGTGCTGGTGGTCACCAGCTTCACCGAACAGCGCACCGTCGTCCCGGCACTGCGCGCCGGCGCGGCCGGCTACGTCTACAAGGACATCGACCCGGACGCGCTGGCCGGCGCCATTCGCTCCGTCCACGCGGGCCATGTCCTGCTGCAGCCCGAGGTGGCCGGCGCACTGCTGTCCCAGGAGGAGAACAACGGCGGCCAGGGGCGCGGCACTTCCCTCACCGACCGGGAGCGCGAGGTCCTGGGCCTGATCGCGGACGGCCGCTCCAACCGTGAGATCGCCCGGGCGCTGGTGCTGTCCGAGAAGACCGTCAAGACCCATGTCTCCAACATCCTCATGAAGCTGGACCTCGCCGACCGGACGCAGGCCGCACTGTGGGCCGTACGGCACGGCATCGGGGCCTGA
- a CDS encoding SDR family NAD(P)-dependent oxidoreductase — MPVAVITGASKGLGRALAAALAARGWDLVVDARSAGPLEEAARELRGTGVRVVALPGDVTDRGHRAALVAAAGALGGLDLLVNNASVLGAEPLARLADHPLDGLRAALEVNVVAPLGLVQEALPLLRDSSYLPSYEEVLPYIGNTPYGEDVGNGATYESHPYIENDRNAGSSDSPAFGAVSDTTIGAKGTFARAGGAVLNISSDAAVEAYPAWGGYGATKAALDQQSAVLAVEEPGLRVWWVDPGDMRTDLYAAAVPDEDTSGRPLPGTVVPGLLRLLDDQAPSGRYHAAAGAGPSDGAPASEGAGSR; from the coding sequence ATGCCGGTGGCGGTCATCACGGGGGCATCGAAGGGACTGGGCCGGGCACTCGCCGCGGCGCTGGCGGCACGGGGGTGGGACCTGGTCGTGGACGCCAGGTCGGCCGGGCCGCTGGAGGAGGCGGCGCGGGAGCTGCGCGGGACGGGGGTGCGGGTGGTCGCGTTGCCCGGGGACGTGACGGACCGGGGGCACCGGGCGGCGCTGGTGGCCGCGGCCGGTGCACTGGGCGGGCTCGATCTGCTGGTGAACAACGCGAGCGTGCTGGGGGCCGAGCCGCTGGCGCGGCTGGCGGACCATCCGCTGGACGGGCTGCGGGCGGCACTGGAGGTGAATGTGGTGGCACCGCTCGGACTGGTCCAGGAGGCTTTGCCGCTCTTGCGGGATTCCTCCTACCTGCCCTCGTATGAGGAAGTTCTCCCCTATATAGGAAACACTCCTTATGGAGAGGATGTCGGAAATGGTGCGACATACGAATCGCACCCTTACATCGAGAATGACCGAAATGCCGGATCGTCCGATTCGCCCGCTTTTGGAGCGGTAAGCGATACGACTATCGGGGCGAAAGGGACATTTGCCCGGGCGGGTGGAGCGGTGCTCAACATCAGCTCGGACGCGGCCGTCGAGGCGTACCCGGCCTGGGGCGGGTACGGCGCCACGAAGGCGGCGCTGGACCAGCAGTCGGCGGTGCTCGCGGTGGAGGAGCCGGGGCTGCGGGTGTGGTGGGTGGACCCGGGTGACATGCGGACCGATCTGTACGCGGCCGCCGTACCGGACGAGGACACCTCGGGGCGGCCGCTGCCCGGGACCGTGGTCCCCGGACTGCTGCGCCTGCTGGACGACCAGGCCCCTAGCGGGCGGTATCACGCGGCGGCCGGGGCCGGCCCGTCCGACGGGGCACCCGCGTCCGAGGGGGCGGGCTCCCGGTGA
- a CDS encoding DNA-3-methyladenine glycosylase, with translation MTDVPERMPLTHDFFDRPVVDVAPDLLGRILCRNTPDGPIELRLTEVEAYDGDTDPGSHAYRGRTARNATMFGPPGHAYVYFIYGMWFSLNAVCGPEDKASGVLLRAGEILTGASLAATRRPKARNTNELAKGPARLATALDIDRTLDGTDLCSNATAPLSVLHGRPPAPELVRSGPRTGVGGGGADHPWRYWIADDPTVSPYRPHTPRRRATTAT, from the coding sequence ATGACCGACGTACCGGAACGTATGCCGCTCACCCACGACTTCTTCGACCGTCCCGTGGTGGACGTGGCCCCCGACCTGCTGGGCCGCATCCTTTGCCGCAACACCCCGGACGGTCCGATCGAACTCCGTCTCACCGAGGTCGAGGCGTACGACGGCGACACCGATCCCGGCTCCCACGCCTACCGAGGCCGCACCGCGCGCAACGCCACCATGTTCGGCCCGCCCGGTCATGCGTACGTCTACTTCATCTACGGGATGTGGTTCAGCCTCAACGCGGTCTGCGGTCCCGAGGACAAAGCGAGCGGTGTCCTCCTGCGTGCCGGGGAGATCCTTACCGGCGCCTCCCTGGCGGCCACCCGCCGTCCCAAGGCCCGCAACACCAACGAACTGGCCAAGGGCCCGGCCCGCCTGGCCACCGCCCTCGACATCGACCGCACCCTCGACGGCACCGACCTGTGCAGCAACGCCACCGCCCCCCTCTCCGTCCTGCACGGCCGCCCGCCCGCTCCCGAGCTGGTACGCAGCGGCCCGCGCACCGGCGTCGGCGGCGGCGGAGCCGACCACCCCTGGCGCTACTGGATCGCGGACGATCCCACGGTCAGCCCCTACCGCCCCCACACCCCCCGGCGCCGCGCCACCACCGCTACTTGA
- a CDS encoding chaplin → MKNIKRAAAITMVASGLALAGAGVASAHSPQAQGGAVHSPGIVSGNVIQVPVHVPVNACGVTATVIGALNPTFGNPCVNV, encoded by the coding sequence GTGAAGAACATCAAGCGCGCAGCGGCCATCACGATGGTGGCGAGCGGTCTCGCCCTCGCGGGCGCCGGCGTCGCCTCGGCCCACTCCCCGCAGGCCCAGGGCGGCGCCGTGCACTCCCCGGGAATCGTCTCCGGCAACGTCATCCAGGTCCCGGTGCACGTCCCCGTGAACGCCTGCGGCGTCACCGCCACCGTCATCGGTGCCCTCAACCCCACCTTCGGCAACCCCTGCGTCAACGTCTGA
- a CDS encoding GAF domain-containing sensor histidine kinase → MTNGPGAGIPAVSTAILAMSRHLEVRDVLKTIVASARELLDAEYAALGVPDDHGGFAQFVVDGVSADQWKAIGPLPRQHGILAAMLHNATPERLADVRADPRFGGWPSAHPDMSDFLGLPVADGDEILGALFLANKRCPKPAGGCGFTEEDERLLGILAQHAAIALTNARLYERSRELTIAGERARLAHELHDAVAQKLFSLRLTAQAATALVDRDPARAKDELHQVAELAAEAADELRAAVIELRPAALDEDGLVATLRSQAQVLDRAHSARVTFAAHGFRALPAAQEEALLRVAQEALHNALRHSGAGQVEVTLTRSGQGALLRIADDGCGFDPGAVRRAGRHLGLVSMRDRASGVGGKLTVESEPGKGTTVEMEVPGG, encoded by the coding sequence ATGACCAATGGACCGGGAGCCGGGATCCCCGCGGTGAGCACCGCGATCCTGGCGATGAGCAGGCATCTGGAGGTGCGCGACGTCCTCAAGACGATCGTGGCCTCGGCCCGCGAGCTGCTGGATGCCGAGTACGCCGCCCTGGGCGTGCCCGACGACCACGGCGGCTTCGCCCAGTTCGTGGTGGACGGCGTCAGCGCCGACCAGTGGAAGGCCATCGGCCCGCTGCCCCGCCAGCACGGCATCCTCGCCGCGATGCTGCACAACGCCACCCCGGAACGGCTCGCCGACGTCCGTGCGGACCCCCGTTTCGGCGGCTGGCCGTCGGCCCACCCGGACATGTCCGACTTCCTCGGCCTGCCGGTCGCCGACGGCGACGAGATCCTCGGCGCCCTCTTCCTGGCGAACAAGCGCTGCCCCAAGCCGGCCGGCGGCTGCGGTTTCACCGAGGAGGACGAGCGGCTGCTCGGGATACTCGCCCAGCACGCCGCCATCGCCCTGACCAACGCCCGCCTCTACGAGCGCAGCCGCGAGCTGACCATCGCCGGGGAGCGCGCCCGCCTCGCCCACGAGCTGCACGACGCGGTCGCCCAGAAGCTCTTCTCGCTCCGCCTCACCGCCCAGGCCGCCACCGCCCTGGTCGACCGCGACCCGGCGCGCGCCAAGGACGAGCTGCACCAGGTCGCCGAGCTGGCCGCGGAGGCCGCCGACGAGCTGCGGGCCGCCGTCATCGAACTGCGCCCCGCCGCTCTGGACGAGGACGGCCTGGTCGCCACCCTGCGCTCCCAGGCCCAGGTCCTGGACCGGGCGCACTCCGCACGCGTCACCTTCGCGGCCCACGGCTTCCGGGCGCTCCCCGCGGCCCAGGAGGAGGCGTTGCTCCGGGTGGCCCAGGAGGCGCTGCACAACGCCTTGCGGCACTCCGGTGCCGGGCAGGTCGAGGTGACCCTCACCCGCAGCGGCCAGGGCGCGCTGCTGCGGATCGCCGACGACGGCTGCGGATTCGACCCCGGCGCGGTCCGCCGGGCCGGCCGCCACCTGGGCCTGGTCTCGATGCGTGACCGCGCGAGCGGCGTCGGCGGAAAGCTCACCGTGGAATCGGAGCCCGGCAAGGGCACCACTGTCGAGATGGAGGTGCCCGGTGGCTGA
- a CDS encoding NfeD family protein produces MWWLIAAVGLGIPLVVTAMPEFGMLAVGAVAGAVTAGLGGGTVPQFLVFAAVSVALIAVVRPLANRHRGQSPQLASGIDALKGRSATVLERVDGGVGGRIKLAGEIWSARSLDGSQVYEPGQQVDVVEIEGATAVVI; encoded by the coding sequence GTGTGGTGGCTGATCGCCGCCGTAGGACTGGGCATTCCCCTCGTCGTGACCGCGATGCCCGAATTCGGGATGCTCGCGGTCGGTGCCGTCGCCGGTGCCGTCACCGCGGGCCTCGGTGGCGGCACCGTCCCGCAATTCCTCGTGTTCGCCGCCGTGTCGGTGGCGCTGATCGCCGTCGTGCGCCCCCTCGCCAACCGCCACCGCGGCCAGAGCCCCCAACTCGCCTCCGGCATCGACGCGCTCAAGGGCAGGAGCGCCACGGTCCTGGAGCGGGTCGACGGCGGGGTCGGCGGCCGTATCAAACTCGCGGGTGAGATCTGGTCCGCCCGCTCCCTCGACGGCAGCCAGGTCTACGAGCCCGGCCAACAGGTGGACGTCGTCGAGATCGAAGGCGCCACCGCCGTCGTCATCTGA
- a CDS encoding YbhB/YbcL family Raf kinase inhibitor-like protein: MSEPKRRPLPHDFHPPVPEFTALSDEVEPGGTLRPEQVFAEGNRSPQLRWEGAPAGTKSYAVTCYDPDAPTGSGFWHWSLFDIPASVTELPAGAGSGEMKGLPEGAVHVRNDYGTRDFGGAAPPPGDGPHRYVFTVYAVDQEKLGPDGDASPAVVGFNLRFHTLGRAQLIAEYEIPAAG; encoded by the coding sequence GTGTCCGAGCCGAAGCGGCGGCCGCTCCCGCACGATTTCCATCCGCCGGTGCCGGAGTTCACGGCGCTGAGCGACGAGGTGGAGCCGGGCGGGACGCTGCGGCCCGAGCAGGTGTTCGCCGAGGGGAACCGTTCGCCGCAACTGCGGTGGGAGGGTGCGCCCGCGGGGACGAAGAGCTACGCCGTCACCTGCTACGACCCGGACGCGCCGACGGGCAGTGGTTTCTGGCACTGGTCGCTGTTCGACATTCCGGCGTCGGTGACGGAGCTGCCGGCCGGTGCCGGGTCCGGGGAGATGAAGGGGCTGCCCGAGGGTGCCGTACATGTCCGTAACGACTACGGGACGCGGGACTTCGGGGGCGCCGCGCCGCCGCCCGGGGACGGTCCGCACCGCTATGTGTTCACGGTGTACGCGGTGGACCAGGAAAAGCTCGGTCCGGACGGGGATGCCTCGCCGGCGGTGGTGGGCTTCAATCTGCGGTTCCACACGCTCGGGCGGGCTCAGCTGATCGCCGAGTACGAGATTCCCGCGGCGGGCTGA